The Streptococcaceae bacterium ESL0687 genome has a segment encoding these proteins:
- a CDS encoding 5-bromo-4-chloroindolyl phosphate hydrolysis family protein, translated as MWKAIIILVLIYLIIKNLSSDKTWDKHTTKTNKKNKATSKLEHYREKGLDDKDISIFRGTMKETRDYIKYWEEEISNDEKLMVIEDETQGLFASKKTFQAIVEEPSMMTKEDTFLYKDLPNMATLVKKYRELSAVKPVTQEVKLELAERLHYIMKLSEKISKNYQASLIDDLEDIKHSLREEEETYE; from the coding sequence ATGTGGAAAGCAATAATAATTTTAGTACTTATATATCTAATAATAAAAAACCTGTCTTCTGATAAGACCTGGGATAAGCATACAACTAAGACCAATAAAAAAAATAAAGCTACCAGTAAGCTAGAACACTACCGGGAAAAGGGACTGGATGACAAGGACATAAGTATCTTCCGGGGAACTATGAAAGAAACCAGGGATTATATAAAATACTGGGAGGAAGAGATTTCAAATGACGAAAAACTGATGGTCATTGAAGATGAGACCCAGGGACTTTTTGCCAGTAAGAAAACCTTCCAGGCAATTGTTGAGGAGCCTTCAATGATGACCAAGGAGGATACTTTCTTGTACAAGGATTTACCTAACATGGCCACCTTGGTTAAAAAGTACCGTGAATTATCAGCTGTTAAACCAGTGACTCAAGAGGTTAAGCTTGAACTGGCAGAAAGGCTTCACTACATAATGAAACTTTCTGAAAAAATATCTAAAAATTATCAGGCAAGTTTAATTGATGACCTTGAAGACATTAAACATTCCCTAAGAGAGGAGGAGG